The sequence CACTTCGATCGTCGGGTCGCCGATCTTGAGCGAATGGATGTTGTCGGCGAGCACCAGTTCACGCGGCACGCGCCGGAAGACGCGATAGACGGCGAGTTGTGCCGCGATCTTCGGCAGCGCCTTGCCGCCTGCCTGGTCGATGATGAAGTCGAGCAGCGGCTTCAATTTGTACCCGGTGATGCCGACGGCAAGACGCGGCATGCTGCCCGATCCGGCCGGCTTCACCGAAAACGCGAGTCGCGGCGGCGGCGGTTTGATGGTGGCTGAGATCAACGGCGTTCCGGAGGGCGCAGGCGCAGCCGCCGGCGAGGTTGAGCCATTGGTCTGCGCTGTGGAAATGGGTTCCGCAGGCGGCATCGCCGCAGCGGCGTGCGGGTGCGCTGCTGTGGGCGCGGCGTTCATCGTGACCGGCTTGACCACCGCGTCGCGCTCGCGCATGAATTCGCCATACGTGACGACGCATTGGTCCATCAGGCCTTTGCCGGCCAGCTCGTCGGCGACATCGTCGGCTTCCAGCTCTTCCAACCCCATGCGGCTGAGCAGTTGCACCAGCGGAGTGCGGCCATCGAGGGCGAGCAGCACCTCCCACTCGTAGGGGCGCAAGCTCACGCCGAGCGCGCGATCGTCGAAGTCGCGCGGCCGTTTGAAGACGTCTTTACCTCCGTTCATGGCGTGCTCCTCATCGCTTCGACATTGGAGAACACCCCGATGCCGAGGTGCGCCCAGTGGCCCTCCCAGCGGATGGGCAGGACGAAGCGCGTGCCGGGCACCGAGAACGGGGGCTGCTGGCCGCCCACCAGCGTGCGCGGCACCGAGATCTTGAACTGGTTGCCGAAGCGTTCGCGCGCGTTGCTGGCGATCGTGCTCGCCATCTCGCCGACGAAATCGCTCAGCAGCGCGTCGTCGCTGGCGGTCTCGCCGGTACGGCGCAGGA comes from Candidatus Eremiobacteraceae bacterium and encodes:
- a CDS encoding chemotaxis protein CheX, which produces MTDNDLKLFVDIVSNYFATVVDEEPTLDDPVIEFSPPRLLDYSGFIRISGSDDGCVYLTMPRDFAVAFLRRTGETASDDALLSDFVGEMASTIASNARERFGNQFKISVPRTLVGGQQPPFSVPGTRFVLPIRWEGHWAHLGIGVFSNVEAMRSTP